The Chlorocebus sabaeus isolate Y175 chromosome 11, mChlSab1.0.hap1, whole genome shotgun sequence genomic interval ACATGACCAAGCTGTGCAACCACCGGCGGAAAGCTGTTGCTATGGCAACTCTGTACCGCAGCATGGAGACCACCTGCTCACACTCTTCTCCTGGTGAGTCTTCTGCCACTTTACAGAAGACGGAGGAAAACCTAAGGGCTTGGAAGGCTGGTGGTGGGAGGAGTTCCATGAGAGGGAGCAAAGAGAAAGGGGAGTGGGTGGGGAGCTACGTGGTGAGAGGAGGGCACAGGGAGGTTGGGAACTTGTGGGAGATGGGACTAGAGAAGACAAAGTTTTTGGAAGGGGAGCCACAGGCTGAcccttcatttttcatttattgcaGGAGAGGGAGCGAGCCCCCAAATGTTCCACACTGTGTCCCCAGGGCCCCCCTCTGCCCGCCCTCCCTGTCGAGTTCCTCCTACAACTCCACTTAATGGGGGTCCTGGCTCCCTTCTCCCAGAACCACCCTCAGCTTCCCAGGCTTTCCCCACTCTAGCAGGCCCTGGGGGGCTTTTCCCACCAAGGCTTCCTGACCCAGTCCCTTCTGGGGGCAGTAGCAGCCCCCGTTTCCTCCCAAGGGGCAATGCCCCCTCTCCAgccccacctcctccacctgctATCAGCCTCAATGCTCCCTCATACAACTGGGGAGCTGCCCTCAGATCCAGCCTGGTGCCCTCTGACCTGGGCTCTCCTCCGGCCCCTCATGCCTCCTCCTCACCACCTTCAGACCCTCCTCTCTTCCACTGTAGTGATGCCTTAacaccccctcccctgcccctgagCAATAATCTCCCCGGCCACCCTGGTCCTGCCACTCAGCCACCAGTGTCTTCAGCCACTATGCACCTGCCCCTGGTCTTGGGGCCCCTGGGAGGGGCCCCCACGGTGGAGGGGCCGGGGGCACCCCCCTTCCTTGCTAGCAGCCTACTCTCTGCAGCGGCCAAGGCACAGCATCCCCCACTACCCCCTCCCAGCACTTTACAGGGCCGAAGGCCCCGTGCCCCGGTGCCCTCAGCTTCCCACTCCTCATCACTTCGTCCCTCTCAGCGTCGTCCCCGCAGACCCCCTACTGTATTTCGATTGCTAGAAGGGAGAGGCCCTCAAACCCCTAGACGGAGCCGTCCTCGGGCCCCTGCTCCTGTCCCCCAACCCTTTTCTCTCCCAGAGCCATCCCAACCAATTCTCCCTTCTGTGCTGTCCCTGCTGGGACTCCCCACCCCTGGCCCTTCCCACTCTGATGGAAGCTTTAACCTTTTGGGGTCAGATGCacaccttcctcctcccccaaccctctCCTCAGGgagccctccccagcccaggCACCCTATCCAGTCCTCCCTGCCTGGGACCACCAGTGGCAGCCTCAGCAGTGTGCCAGGTATGTGAGTGTTGTGGAGCCCTTCCTCATCCTGGATGGAAAGAGGCAGCCAAGGCATTTAGGGGAATGTTCAGAGAGCTCTTTGAGGGTTTTCtgggttgggggcagggaggtTGGCTTCTTTGGATGCTGGGAGAAAGGGCCTCCCTTGAGCTGAATTTCTCTCCTCTTTTACAGGTGCCCCTGCCCCACCAGCTGCCTCCAAAGCCCCGGTAGTCCCCAGCCCTGTGCTTCAAAGCCCATCCGAAGGGCTGGGGATGGGGGCGGGCCCGGCCTGCCCTCTGCCTCCCCTGGCTGGTGGAGAGgctttccctttccccagcccGGAGCAGGGCCTGGCACTGAGTGGAGCTGGCTTCCCTGGGATGCTTGGGGCCTTGCCTCTCCCTCTGAGTCTAGGgcagcctccaccttctccaTTGCTCAACCACAGTTTATTTGGTGTGCTGGCTGGGGGAGGAGGACAGCCTCCTCCTGAGCCCCTGCTACCCCCACCAGGAGGACCTGGTCCTCCCCTAGCCCCAGGAGAGCCTGAAGGGCCTTCGCTTTTGGTGGCTTCCTTGCTTCCTCCACCACCCTCAGACCTTCTTCCACCTCCTTCAGCACCTCCCAACAACCTCCTTGCCTCTTTCCTGCCCCTGTTGGCTCTGGGCCCCAcagctggggatggggagggatcTACAGAGGGAGCCGGGGGTCCAAGTGGGGAGCCATTTTCAGGCTTGGGAGACCTGTCCCCCCTACTTTTCCCCCCACTTTCAGCCCCCCCTACCCTCATAGCTTTAAATTCTGCGCTGCTGGCTGCCAGCCTGGATCCCCCCTCGGGGACACCCCCCCAGGTGAGGATGGgggtgagtagctgggacagaaCACAACGTAGAATGAGAGATGGGAGCTGGGAATCAAAAGCTTTCAGTTTCATTCCTGAGCTCTTCCTTGGGGCCTTTGGGGAGGCCTTAGTTCTTGGCTGGGGGTAGGATGACTACAAGAATTGGGTCTGTATTTGATAAGCATGGCTTATCTCACTTGAGGCTTCAGTCAGATAGTGGATGTGAAAGCACTATAAATCTGTTATTTTACACA includes:
- the MBD6 gene encoding methyl-CpG-binding domain protein 6 isoform X1: MNGGNESSGADRAGGPVATSVPIGWQRCVREGAVLYISPSGTELSSLEQTRSYLLSDGTCKCGLECPLNVPKVFNFDPLAPVTLGGAGVGPASEEDMTKLCNHRRKAVAMATLYRSMETTCSHSSPGEGASPQMFHTVSPGPPSARPPCRVPPTTPLNGGPGSLLPEPPSASQAFPTLAGPGGLFPPRLPDPVPSGGSSSPRFLPRGNAPSPAPPPPPAISLNAPSYNWGAALRSSLVPSDLGSPPAPHASSSPPSDPPLFHCSDALTPPPLPLSNNLPGHPGPATQPPVSSATMHLPLVLGPLGGAPTVEGPGAPPFLASSLLSAAAKAQHPPLPPPSTLQGRRPRAPVPSASHSSSLRPSQRRPRRPPTVFRLLEGRGPQTPRRSRPRAPAPVPQPFSLPEPSQPILPSVLSLLGLPTPGPSHSDGSFNLLGSDAHLPPPPTLSSGSPPQPRHPIQSSLPGTTSGSLSSVPGAPAPPAASKAPVVPSPVLQSPSEGLGMGAGPACPLPPLAGGEAFPFPSPEQGLALSGAGFPGMLGALPLPLSLGQPPPSPLLNHSLFGVLAGGGGQPPPEPLLPPPGGPGPPLAPGEPEGPSLLVASLLPPPPSDLLPPPSAPPNNLLASFLPLLALGPTAGDGEGSTEGAGGPSGEPFSGLGDLSPLLFPPLSAPPTLIALNSALLAASLDPPSGTPPQPCVLSAPQPGPPTSSVTTATTDPGASSLGKAPSNSGRPPQLLSPLLGASLLGDLSSLTSSPGALPGLLQPPGPLLSGQLGLQLLPGGGAPPPLSEASSPLACLLQSLQQIPPEQPEAPCLPPESPASALEPEPARPPLSALAPPHGSPDPPVPELLTGRGSGKRGRRGGGGLRGINGEARPARGRKPGSRREPGRLALKWGTRGGFNGQMERSPRRTHHWQHNGELAEGGAEPKDPPPPGPHSEDLKVPPGVVRKSRRGRRRKYNPTRNSNSSRQDITLEPSPTARAAVPLPPRARPGRPAKNKRRKLAP
- the MBD6 gene encoding methyl-CpG-binding domain protein 6 isoform X2; amino-acid sequence: MNGGNESSGADRAGGPVATSVPIGWQRCVREGAVLYISPSGTELSSLEQTRSYLLSDGTCKCGLECPLNVPKVFNFDPLAPVTLGGAGVGPASEEDMTKLCNHRRKAVAMATLYRSMETTCSHSSPGEGASPQMFHTVSPGPPSARPPCRVPPTTPLNGGPGSLLPEPPSASQAFPTLAGPGGLFPPRLPDPVPSGGSSSPRFLPRGNAPSPAPPPPPAISLNAPSYNWGAALRSSLVPSDLGSPPAPHASSSPPSDPPLFHCSDALTPPPLPLSNNLPGHPGPATQPPVSSATMHLPLVLGPLGGAPTVEGPGAPPFLASSLLSAAAKAQHPPLPPPSTLQGRRPRAPVPSASHSSSLRPSQRRPRRPPTVFRLLEGRGPQTPRRSRPRAPAPVPQPFSLPEPSQPILPSVLSLLGLPTPGPSHSDGSFNLLGSDAHLPPPPTLSSGSPPQPRHPIQSSLPGTTSGSLSSVPGAPAPPAASKAPVVPSPVLQSPSEGLGMGAGPACPLPPLAGGEAFPFPSPEQGLALSGAGFPGMLGALPLPLSLGQPPPSPLLNHSLFGVLAGGGGQPPPEPLLPPPGGPGPPLAPGEPEGPSLLVASLLPPPPSDLLPPPSAPPNNLLASFLPLLALGPTAGDGEGSTEGAGGPSGEPFSGLGDLSPLLFPPLSAPPTLIALNSALLAASLDPPSGTPPQPCVLSAPQPGPPTSSVTTATTDPGASSLGKAPSNSGRPPQLLSPLLGASLLGDLSSLTSSPGALPGLLQPPGPLLSGQLGLQLLPGGGAPPPLSEASSPLACLLQSLQIPPEQPEAPCLPPESPASALEPEPARPPLSALAPPHGSPDPPVPELLTGRGSGKRGRRGGGGLRGINGEARPARGRKPGSRREPGRLALKWGTRGGFNGQMERSPRRTHHWQHNGELAEGGAEPKDPPPPGPHSEDLKVPPGVVRKSRRGRRRKYNPTRNSNSSRQDITLEPSPTARAAVPLPPRARPGRPAKNKRRKLAP